Proteins encoded within one genomic window of Neodiprion fabricii isolate iyNeoFabr1 chromosome 6, iyNeoFabr1.1, whole genome shotgun sequence:
- the LOC124184966 gene encoding MAGE-like protein 2 — MVSEVRLTVNTTQISKAIMFRFFLLTVVLATAKASYFSGGHGLSVQPKFLSQSVHLQEIPTKIIRITKTVAVKVPVPYPVKVPQHIPVPVPVNHPVAVPVPQIVKVPHHIPIEISKPVPYELQQQVPLLVSKPVPFPQPVAVPHPIAINKPVLYPVPHAVPYPQHSESTGYEQGGYSGGNDEGAGHGEQSYNSYTVESQGNDYDQGGHNSNYGNENFHASQPDYSAQH; from the exons ATGGTCAGTGAAGTTCGCCTCACTGTAAATACCACCCAAATCTCAAAAGCAATCATGTTCCGATTT TTTCTGTTGACGGTGGTTTTGGCCACGGCGAAGGCGTCTTACTTCTCCGGAGGTCACGGACTCTCAGTTCAACCAAAGTTCCTCTCGCAGTCTGTGCATCTCCAGGAAATACCCACTAAGATCATAAGGATCACAAAGACCGTGGCTGTCAAGGTTCCCGTGCCCTACCCAGTTAAG GTTCCTCAACACATCCCGGTTCCGGTACCGGTCAACCATCCAGTGGCAGTTCCGGTGCCTCAGATCGTGAAGGTGCCCCATCACATTCCGATCGAGATATCGAAGCCGGTACCTTACGAGCTCCAGCAACAGGTACCCCTCCTCGTCTCGAAGCCAGTACCTTTCCCGCAGCCAGTAGCAGTTCCACATCCGATTGCCATAAACAAACCAGTCCTGTATCCGGTGCCCCATGCGGTACCTTACCCACAGCACAGTGAGTCGACCGGTTACGAGCAAGGTGGATACAGCGGTGGGAACGACGAAGGTGCCGGCCATGGAGAACAGAGCTACAATTCATACACCGTTGAGTCTCAGGGGAACGATTATGATCAGGGTGGCCACAACTCAAATtacggaaatgaaaatttccatgCATCTCAGCCGGACTACTCGGCCCAGCACTGA
- the LOC124185548 gene encoding mucin-19-like translates to MKLFLAICLLAAAFAAPSERTKTDVLFGDNHPDVPSVYSGAQSVDTGTSSGSFTDNKSFESPKSNVAAVKSTVDANEAERTGVEVPQQAAPIEESNTALPKDESVIPVKNEGVSSTSTLEQGQSVEFEQGIVKPTEESKVELKSAEVNAEPAQITAVKTDSEIVEPTNKAQVKAKTAKSLDISAQKESASTAENAVKSGDGIKVEFGSASLNAPAGRSTFGATPTPVQSNFGTPYGPGFGSGYRSPLADQSYYSSGFNAVPGYTPGFNSFGQNRYDPAFNRGFGSFGFGAKEPAKSSDTATVEVKSVSSEASADASTSAVKSAVADDSTAKAPASNFEAATAGVTSPFQTKFSSPAVPVFGSGYRSPFAGQSYHPSASGAVSGYTPGFNTFGQNRYDPAFNRGFGSFGFGAKESTKSSDTTKVEIKSVSSEASADASTSAVKSAVADDSTAKAPASNFEAATAGVTSPFQTKFSSPAVPVFGSGYRSPFAGQFYHPSASGAVSGYTPGFNTFGQNRYDPAFNRGFGSFGFGAKESTKSSDTTKVEIKSVSSESSADASTSAVKSAVADDSTAKAPASNFEAATAGVTSPFQTKFSSPAVPVFGSGYRSPFAGQSYYPSASGAVSGYTPGFNTFGQNRYDPAFNRGFGSFGFGAKESTKSSDTAKVEVKSVGSDNLKDTAKTAVETASVKDNAPTEVQSADANKSAEASTSDKDNSLAQVPATDAAKPTVESAPVSNSPIDGVADSGAAVQSVPVTSVSSAGVLSSGFSKAAVQSAVKDSDAGLTTSTVVAPFQSTVDSSLNSQVAAATPVKSDDAPTTEAKPASSGAVAGSETASTPAVSSQSVVSNVATPTESKFGSPGVSTFGSDYRPTFPSQSFNRYPYGAAPGYNSGFNTFGYNKYNPTAYPGHSFSSSGAQETVKSADAPATENKPASIGDAADKEKDSVQAVSSPSVTSNVATSSQSKFGSPGASTFVSGYRPTFPSQSFNQYPYGAAPGYNSGFNTFGYNKYNPTVYPGFSFTPSGAQETVKSTDAPATETKPVSSGSVADNEKASVPAVSSSSVTSNVATSSQSKFGSPGASTFVSGYRPTFPSQSFNQYPYGAAPGYNSGFNTFGYNKYNPTVYPGFSFTPSGAQETVKSTDAPATETKPVSSGSAADNEKASVPAVSSSSVTSNVATSSQSKFGSPGASTFVSGYRPTFPSQSFNQYPYGAAPGYNSGFNTFGYNKYNPTVYPGFSFTPSGAQETVKSTDAPATETKPVSSGSAADNEKASVPAVSSSSVTSNVATSSQSKFGSPGASTFVSGYRPTFPSQSFNQYPYGAAPGYNSGFNTFGYNKYNPTVYPGFSFTPSGAQETVKSTDAPATETKPVSSGSAADNEKASVPAVSSSSVTSNVATSSQSKFGSPGASTFVSGYRPTFPNQSFNQYPYGAAPGYNSGFNTFGYNKYNPTVYPGFSFTPSGAQETVKSTDAPATETKPVSSGSAADNEKASVPAVSSSSVTSNVATSSQSKFGSPGASTFVSGYRPTFPNQSFNQYPYGAAPGYNSGFNTFGYNKYNPTVYPGFSFTPSGAQETVKSTDAPATETKPVSSGSAADNEKASVPAVSSSSVFSNVATSSQSKFGSPGASTFVSGYRPTFPSQSFNQYPYGAAPGYNSGFNTFGYNKYNPTVYPGYSITPFGTKESAKFADKVSSEVKPTGNESPAESEKATDGSNNAKDIYHTAAFGAVSPYTPGYNAYNNAIGTNYRPSVHSAYPGFGSYDGSYRHNNFYGRPENYQGYQGYFGADNPAYPFARITDSHLPAGVKQQYYIDHAKAVPYQQPFQYRTGAPTAIAASFTETKPTSSTFQFNREESNTSSAVQQVSQSQEQNLKSSQSL, encoded by the exons ATGAAGCTATTTTTAGCG ATTTGCCTTCTGGCCGCGGCCTTCGCCGCTCCCTCCGAACGGACAAAGACAGACGTCCTTTTTGGTGATAATCATCCCGATGTGCCATCAGTATATTCAGGAGCCCAAAGCGTCGATACTGGAACTTCCTCGGGCTCATTCACTGACAACAAAAGTTTCGAATCCCCGAAGAGCAATGTTGCCGCTGTCAAGTCCACGGTTGATGCCAATGAAGCTGAACGCACCGGTGTTGAG GTGCCTCAACAGGCCGCACCCATCGAAGAGAGTAACACCGCTTTGCCTAAGGACGAGTCAGTTATTCCTGTCAAAAATGAGGGTGTTTCATCAACCAGCACCTTAGAACAAGGGCAATCTGTCGAGTTTGAGCAGGGGATCGTCAAGCCTACTGAGGAAAGTAAAGTGGAATTGAAATCCGCAGAAGTCAATGCTGAACCCGCTCAAATAACAGCTGTCAAGACTGACTCGGAGATAGTCGAACCGACAAACAAAGCTCAAGTGAAAGCTAAGACTGCCAAAAGCTTGGACATCTCAGCCCAGAAAGAATCCGCTAGCACTGCTGAAAACGCAGTGAAGTCTGGTGATGGAATCAAAGTAGAATTTGGATCCGCCAGTTTGAACGCTCCTGCAG GTCGCTCTACGTTCGGTGCCACCCCAACCCCCGTCCAGTCTAACTTTGGCACTCCTTATGGACCTGGCTTTGGCTCTGGCTACCGCTCTCCTCTTGCCGATCAGTCCTACTATTCGTCTGGTTTCAATGCAGTTCCTGGTTACACTCCAGGCTTCAATAGTTTCGGCCAAAACAGATATGACCCCGCATTCAATCGCGGCTTTGGCTCCTTCGGTTTTGGTGCCAAGGAACCAGCCAAGTCTTCTGATACGGCTACCGTAGAAGTCAAGTCCGTCAGCAGCGAAGCTTCCGCAG ATGCTAGCACGTCAGCCGTAAAGTCTGCTGTCGCAGATGATTCAACCGCGAAGGCACCTGCCAGTAATTTTGAAGCAGCCACTGCTGGTGTCACATCTCCCTTCCAAACCAAATTCAGCTCACCCGCTGTGCCTGTTTTCGGATCTGGATACCGTTCTCCCTTCGCAGGCCAATCCTATCATCCGTCTGCCTCTGGCGCAGTCTCTGGTTATACTCCGGGCTTCAATACCTTTGGCCAAAACAGATATGACCCGGCATTCAATCGCGGCTTTGGCTCCTTCGGTTTTGGCGCCAAGGAATCAACCAAGTCTTCTGACACGACTAAGGTAGAGATCAAGTCCGTCAGCAGCGAAGCTTCCGCAG ATGCCAGCACGTCAGCCGTAAAGTCTGCTGTCGCAGATGATTCAACCGCGAAGGCACCTGCCAGTAATTTTGAAGCAGCCACTGCTGGTGTTACATCTCCCTTCCAAACCAAATTCAGCTCACCCGCTGTGCCTGTTTTCGGATCTGGCTACCGTTCTCCCTTCGCAGGCCAATTCTATCATCCGTCTGCCTCTGGCGCAGTCTCTGGTTATACTCCTGGCTTCAATACCTTTGGCCAAAACAGATATGACCCGGCATTCAATCGCGGCTTTGGCTCCTTCGGTTTTGGCGCCAAGGAATCAACCAAGTCTTCTGACACGACTAAGGTAGAGATCAAGTCTGTCAGCAGCGAATCTTCCGCAG ATGCCAGCACGTCAGCCGTAAAGTCTGCTGTCGCAGATGATTCAACCGCGAAGGCACCTGCCAGTAATTTTGAAGCAGCCACTGCTGGTGTCACATCTCCCTTCCAAACCAAATTCAGCTCACCCGCTGTGCCTGTTTTCGGATCTGGCTACCGTTCTCCCTTCGCAGGCCAATCCTATTATCCGTCTGCCTCTGGCGCAGTCTCTGGTTATACTCCGGGCTTCAATACCTTTGGCCAAAACAGATATGACCCGGCATTCAATCGCGGCTTTGGCTCCTTCGGTTTTGGCGCCAAGGAATCAACCAAGTCTTCTGATACGGCTAAGGTAGAGGTCAAGTCCGTCGGCAGCGATAATTTGAaag ATACTGCCAAAACTGCCGTAGAAACTGCTTCTGTGAAGGACAATGCACCGACTGAAGTACAATCTGCTGATGCTAACAAATCTGCTGAGGCATCTACTTCTGACAAGGACAACTCACTAGCTCAAGTACCTGCGACCGATGCTGCAAAACCTACTGTAGAATCTGCTCCTGTCTCCAACTCCCCGATCGACGGAGTAGCAGACAGTGGTGCTGCCGTACAATCTGTTCCTGTCACGAGTGTTTCATCTGCTGGCGTACTATCCAGTGGATTCAGCAAAGCTGCCGTGCAATCCGCAGTAAAAGACAGCGATGCTGGTCTGACCACAAGCACTGTAGTAGCTCCCTTCCAATCGACTGTCGACTCTTCTCTCAACTCACAGGTGGCTGCTGCAACACCAGTCAAGTCCGATGATGCGCCCACTACAGAAGCCAAACCAGCAAGCAGCGGAGCTGTTGCAG GCAGCGAGACAGCTTCCACACCAGCTGTAAGCTCACAGTCGGTTGTTAGCAATGTAGCAACACCCACCGAATCCAAATTTGGTTCGCCTGGTGTATCTACTTTTGGTTCCGACTATCGTCCGACCTTCCCAAGCCAATCCTTCAATCGATACCCCTATGGCGCAGCTCCCGGATACAATTCTGGATTTAACACGTTCGGATACAACAAATACAACCCAACTGCTTATCCAGGCCACAGCTTCAGTTCATCCGGTGCCCAAGAAACAGTCAAGTCCGCTGATGCACCTGCTACAGAAAACAAACCAGCAAGCATTGGAGATGCTGCAG ACAAAGAGAAGGATTCAGTGCAAGCTGTGAGCTCACCGTCAGTTACTAGCAATGTAGCAACATCCAGCCAATCCAAATTTGGTTCTCCCGGTGCATCTACTTTCGTTTCCGGTTATCGACCGACCTTCCCAAGCCAATCCTTCAATCAATACCCCTATGGTGCAGCTCCCGGGTACAATTCTGGATTTAACACGTTCGGATACAACAAGTACAACCCAACTGTGTATCCAGGCTTCAGCTTCACTCCATCCGGTGCCCAAGAAACAGTCAAGTCCACTGATGCGCCTGCCACAGAAACCAAACCAGTAAGCAGTGGATCTGTTGCAG ACAACGAGAAGGCTTCAGTACCAGCTGTAAGCTCATCGTCAGTTACTAGCAATGTAGCAACATCCAGCCAATCCAAATTTGGTTCTCCCGGTGCATCTACTTTCGTTTCCGGTTATCGACCGACCTTCCCAAGCCAATCCTTCAATCAATACCCCTATGGTGCAGCTCCCGGGTACAATTCTGGATTTAACACGTTCGGATACAACAAATACAACCCAACTGTGTATCCAGGCTTCAGCTTTACTCCATCCGGTGCCCAAGAAACAGTCAAGTCCACTGATGCGCCTGCCACAGAAACCAAACCAGTAAGCAGTGGATCTGCTGCGG ACAACGAGAAGGCTTCAGTACCAGCTGTAAGCTCATCGTCAGTTACTAGCAATGTAGCAACATCCAGCCAATCCAAATTTGGTTCTCCCGGTGCATCTACTTTCGTTTCCGGTTATCGACCGACCTTCCCAAGCCAATCCTTCAATCAATACCCCTATGGTGCAGCTCCCGGGTACAATTCTGGATTTAACACCTTCGGATACAACAAATACAACCCAACTGTGTATCCAGGCTTCAGCTTCACTCCATCCGGTGCCCAAGAAACAGTCAAGTCCACTGATGCGCCTGCCACAGAAACCAAACCAGTAAGCAGTGGATCTGCTGCAG ACAACGAGAAGGCTTCAGTACCAGCTGTAAGCTCATCGTCAGTTACTAGCAATGTAGCAACATCCAGCCAATCCAAATTTGGTTCTCCCGGTGCATCTACTTTCGTTTCCGGTTATCGACCGACCTTCCCAAGCCAATCCTTCAATCAATACCCCTATGGTGCAGCTCCCGGGTACAATTCTGGATTTAACACCTTCGGATACAACAAATACAACCCAACTGTGTATCCAGGCTTCAGCTTCACTCCATCCGGTGCCCAAGAAACAGTCAAGTCCACTGATGCGCCTGCCACAGAAACCAAACCAGTAAGCAGTGGATCTGCTGCAG ACAACGAGAAGGCTTCAGTACCAGCTGTAAGCTCATCGTCAGTTACTAGCAATGTAGCAACATCCAGCCAATCCAAATTTGGTTCTCCCGGTGCATCTACTTTCGTTTCCGGTTATCGACCGACCTTCCCAAACCAATCCTTCAATCAATACCCCTATGGTGCAGCTCCCGGGTACAATTCTGGATTTAACACCTTCGGATACAACAAATACAACCCAACTGTGTATCCAGGCTTCAGCTTCACTCCATCCGGTGCCCAAGAAACAGTCAAGTCCACTGATGCGCCTGCCACAGAAACCAAACCAGTAAGCAGTGGATCTGCTGCAG ACAACGAGAAGGCTTCAGTACCAGCTGTAAGCTCATCGTCAGTTACTAGCAATGTAGCAACATCCAGCCAATCCAAATTTGGTTCTCCCGGTGCATCTACTTTCGTTTCCGGTTATCGACCGACCTTCCCAAACCAATCCTTCAATCAATACCCCTATGGTGCAGCTCCCGGGTACAATTCTGGATTTAACACCTTCGGATACAACAAATACAACCCAACTGTGTATCCAGGCTTCAGCTTCACTCCATCCGGTGCCCAAGAAACAGTCAAGTCCACTGATGCGCCTGCCACAGAAACCAAACCAGTAAGCAGTGGATCTGCTGCAG ACAACGAGAAGGCTTCAGTACCAGCTGTAAGCTCATCGTCAGTTTTTAGCAATGTAGCAACATCCAGCCAATCCAAATTTGGTTCTCCCGGTGCATCTACTTTCGTTTCCGGTTATCGACCGACCTTCCCAAGCCAATCCTTCAATCAATACCCCTATGGTGCAGCTCCCGGGTACAATTCTGGATTTAACACGTTCGGATACAACAAATACAACCCAACTGTTTATCCAGGCTACAGCATTACTCCGTTTGGTACCAAGGAATCAGCCAAGTTCGCTGACAAGGTTTCATCCGAAGTTAAACCGACAGGCAACGAATCTCCTGCAG AAAGTGAAAAAGCTACCGATGGGTCCAATAACGCCAAGGACATCTACCACACTGCAGCATTTGGTGCAGTTTCACCCTACACTCCGGGCTACAATGCCTACAACAATGCCATTGGAACCAATTACCGGCCCAGCGTTCATTCCGCCTACCCAGGCTTCGGCAGTTACGACGGAAGCTATCGACACAATAACTTCTATGGCAGACCTGAAAATTACCAGGGTTACCAAGGCTACTTCGGTGCTGATAATCCTGCTTATCCCTTCGCAAGGATTACTGATTCCCACTTACCTGCTGGCGTTAAGCAACAGTATTACATAGATCACGCCAAGGCCGTACCTTACCAACAGCCCTTCCAGTACCGTACTGGTGCTCCGACTGCAATTGCAGCATCTTTTACGGAGACTAAACCAACCTCATCCACGTTCCAATTCAACCGAGAAGAGTCCAATACGTCATCGGCTGTCCAACAAGTTTCTCAAAGTCAAGAACAGAATTTGAAGAGCTCGCAGAGCCTGTAA
- the LOC124184964 gene encoding zinc finger protein 512B-like — translation MNAKVIIFFALVALAIAEEHRPEAKPAKAGAAPVAGASKAGAKPADSKKDKRGLLGLGYGSGWNSGLGINSYSSLGSGLSYGSGLNYGSGIGYGSGLGYGYGSGLGLGESVSSVTITKEVPVAVPHPVAVPVEKHVAVPVKVPYAVPVDRPYPVHVPKPYPVEVTRHVPYPVDRPYPVAAPYPVKVHVPAPYPVGVPQPYAVPVVKHVPVAVSQPVIIERNNGWNSGWSDASSYSSW, via the exons gtgataatttttttcgcccTCGTGGCCCTCGCCATTGCGGAGGAGCACAGGCCAGAAGCCAAGCCTGCGAAAGCAGGTGCAGCACCAGTTGCGGGTGCTTCCAAGGCTGGGGCTAAGCCAGCGGACTCGAAGAAGGACAAGCGAGGACTTCTCGGACTCGGCTACGGATCCGGATGGAACTCAGGTCTCGGCATCAACAGTTACTCTTCCCTGGGATCTGGCTTGAGCTACGGATCTGGCCTCAACTACGGATCTGGTATCGGTTACGGATCTGGTCTCGGCTATGGCTACGGCTCCGGTCTCGGTTTGGGCGAAAGTGTCAGCTCAGTGACGATCACTAAGGAAGTCCCAGTCGCGGTTCCCCACCCAGTTGCCGTCCCCGTTGAGAAGCACGTCGCCGTTCCCGTAAAA GTGCCGTACGCGGTTCCTGTCGACAGGCCGTACCCCGTCCATGTGCCAAAGCCGTACCCAGTTGAGGTCACCAGGCACGTACCCTACCCCGTGGACCGTCCTTACCCAGTCGCCGCTCCGTACCCCGTCAAGGTCCACGTTCCGGCCCCTTACCCAGTTGGAGTGCCCCAACCCTACGCCGTTCCCGTTGTGAAGCACGTCCCAGTCGCCGTTTCGCAGCCCGTTATCATCGAGCGCAACAACGGATGGAACTCAGGATGGTCTGACGCGTCCAGCTACTCATCCTGGTAA